In Chryseobacterium oranimense, a single window of DNA contains:
- a CDS encoding nucleoside phosphorylase: MLNKLAASELVLNDDGSVYHLNLLPEDIADKIILVGDPDRVAKVSKYFDKVEIKKNKREFYTHTGTLRGERITVMSTGIGTENIDIVMNELDALVNIDLKNKEFKTEHKALELFRMGTCGSVNPDVQVDNMLVTQNVVGLDGLMHFYQDYSFENEFSKSFIEKFPYEKIKPMLYFSDWAEEMGEYYKDAKYHGNTATFPGFYAPQGRQLRLKAVDDKFLETLNDLGVTNFEMETSAIYALSKLLGHKAITVNNVIANRRRGEFSADHHASEKNLIDWVLERIIK; the protein is encoded by the coding sequence ATGCTAAATAAACTTGCTGCCTCAGAGCTGGTGCTGAATGACGACGGAAGTGTATATCACTTAAACCTTTTACCCGAAGATATTGCTGATAAGATCATCCTTGTGGGAGATCCGGACCGAGTGGCAAAAGTTTCAAAATATTTTGACAAAGTAGAGATCAAAAAAAATAAAAGAGAGTTCTACACCCACACCGGAACACTGCGCGGAGAAAGAATTACCGTAATGTCTACAGGGATCGGAACAGAGAATATCGATATCGTGATGAACGAACTTGATGCCCTGGTGAATATTGATCTTAAAAACAAAGAGTTCAAAACTGAACACAAAGCCCTTGAGCTTTTCCGTATGGGTACCTGTGGAAGCGTAAATCCTGATGTACAGGTAGATAATATGCTGGTGACCCAGAATGTGGTAGGTCTCGACGGACTGATGCATTTTTATCAGGATTACAGTTTCGAGAACGAATTTTCCAAAAGCTTTATCGAGAAATTCCCTTATGAAAAGATCAAACCAATGCTTTATTTCTCAGACTGGGCAGAAGAAATGGGCGAATATTATAAAGATGCCAAATACCACGGAAATACAGCTACTTTTCCGGGATTCTATGCTCCTCAGGGAAGACAGCTTCGTTTAAAAGCGGTTGATGATAAATTCCTTGAAACATTGAATGACCTGGGAGTAACAAATTTTGAAATGGAAACCTCAGCCATTTATGCGCTTTCAAAATTATTAGGCCACAAAGCCATTACCGTAAACAACGTTATTGCCAACAGAAGACGCGGAGAATTTTCTGCAGATCATCATGCTTCCGAGAAAAACCTCATCGACTGGGTACTGGAAAGAATCATTAAATAA
- a CDS encoding cytochrome-c peroxidase, with product MRLYPLLAVVILIGLAVMSFNPVDKGKENENTVVNKGLSDFKNKLEQLKSDVYKFSEDQISIEELRNSLSSTRNSFKEIEFYIAYHYPEFTKTHLNAAPLFHIEAAGTSAYTLPPEGLQVLDELIFSDEAPEEKEKIKTITDFLYNSYSGFYLSAVKNGLSRGNNKTLPLRIELIRIYTLGVTGFDTPGSLNISEEAAHAFTGIKQYINDDAYFKNYNVQKANQILTEGISYLSDHKDFEAFDRIEFYKKYIQPLYEEFGKWDGREDDLKEFSGWNVKSKNLFSSDFLDPYFYTLLKSSEDNADLRSLGKSIFYDQKLSQNGKMSCAACHLQENAFTDLKVKSQSNVEGKTVLRNSPSLYNAVFAKRFFYDLRAFYLEQQAEHVIYNDDEFNTSYEEIIQKLNTKPEYKKAFRNAFKDGKINKENFSRALSSYVASLYSFDSDFDRFMRNEKDISEDVKKGYNLFMGKANCATCHFAPHFSGLVPPFFNENESEVLGITTKPVNQLPAELDKDLGRGNSPVKKEKSWIYDYSFKTVTVRNIALTKPYFHNGAFSTLEEVMDFYNEGGGEGLGLKMKNQTLPPDKLDLTKTEIKQIIAFLNSLTDISRAK from the coding sequence ATGAGATTATATCCTCTGCTTGCTGTAGTTATTTTGATAGGTTTGGCTGTCATGTCTTTTAACCCGGTTGATAAGGGAAAAGAAAACGAAAATACCGTTGTTAATAAAGGTTTGTCAGATTTTAAAAACAAGTTGGAACAGCTAAAGTCGGATGTCTATAAATTCTCGGAAGATCAGATTTCTATCGAAGAGCTCCGGAACTCTTTAAGCAGTACCCGGAATTCATTTAAGGAAATTGAATTTTATATTGCCTATCATTATCCGGAATTTACAAAAACACATCTTAATGCCGCTCCGCTGTTTCATATAGAGGCTGCGGGCACTTCTGCTTATACCTTGCCACCGGAAGGGCTTCAGGTGCTGGATGAACTGATATTTTCTGATGAGGCTCCGGAAGAAAAGGAAAAAATCAAAACCATCACAGATTTTCTGTACAATTCCTATTCAGGCTTTTACCTGAGTGCTGTGAAGAATGGGTTAAGCCGTGGAAATAACAAAACACTGCCTTTAAGGATAGAGCTGATAAGAATATATACCCTCGGAGTTACAGGCTTTGATACACCAGGTTCCCTGAATATTTCCGAAGAAGCGGCCCATGCATTTACCGGAATTAAACAATACATCAACGATGATGCTTATTTTAAAAACTATAATGTTCAGAAAGCCAATCAAATTCTTACTGAAGGAATCAGCTATCTTTCAGACCATAAAGATTTTGAAGCTTTTGACAGGATTGAGTTTTACAAGAAATATATTCAGCCTCTTTATGAAGAATTTGGAAAATGGGATGGGAGAGAGGATGATCTTAAAGAGTTTTCCGGCTGGAATGTAAAGAGCAAAAATCTTTTCAGCAGCGATTTTCTGGATCCGTATTTTTACACCTTACTGAAATCTTCGGAAGACAATGCAGATCTTAGAAGTCTTGGAAAATCAATTTTTTATGATCAGAAATTAAGTCAGAACGGTAAAATGAGCTGTGCTGCCTGTCATCTTCAGGAAAATGCCTTTACTGACCTCAAAGTAAAATCTCAGAGTAATGTGGAAGGAAAAACCGTTCTTAGAAATTCCCCGTCTTTATATAATGCTGTTTTTGCGAAAAGATTTTTTTACGACCTGCGTGCATTTTATCTGGAACAGCAGGCGGAACATGTGATCTACAATGATGATGAATTTAATACCAGCTATGAAGAAATCATCCAGAAATTAAATACAAAACCTGAATATAAAAAAGCTTTCCGTAATGCTTTTAAAGACGGTAAAATAAATAAGGAAAACTTCTCCAGGGCCTTAAGTTCATATGTAGCTTCCCTGTATTCTTTCGACAGCGATTTTGACCGCTTTATGAGAAATGAAAAAGACATTTCTGAAGATGTGAAAAAAGGATACAATCTTTTCATGGGGAAAGCCAATTGTGCTACCTGTCATTTTGCTCCGCATTTTTCAGGGCTGGTACCGCCGTTTTTCAATGAAAACGAATCCGAGGTCCTGGGCATTACAACAAAACCTGTGAATCAGCTTCCTGCTGAACTGGATAAGGATTTGGGAAGAGGAAATAGTCCTGTAAAAAAAGAAAAATCTTGGATTTATGATTATTCTTTCAAAACGGTTACCGTAAGAAATATTGCGCTTACCAAGCCTTATTTCCATAATGGAGCTTTCAGTACCCTGGAAGAAGTAATGGATTTCTATAACGAAGGCGGAGGAGAAGGACTTGGTTTAAAGATGAAAAACCAGACATTGCCACCGGATAAGCTGGATCTTACAAAAACCGAGATCAAACAAATCATTGCTTTCCTGAATTCTTTGACAGATATCAGCAGGGCGAAATAA